The following proteins come from a genomic window of Gossypium raimondii isolate GPD5lz chromosome 5, ASM2569854v1, whole genome shotgun sequence:
- the LOC105770580 gene encoding probable LRR receptor-like serine/threonine-protein kinase RFK1 isoform X2, with protein MLFAKPIAFLLSAVLSFILLNTNKLDAATLPQDEVNVLNQIAKTMGGNNWNFDAGSCVSEKVNTDTGAGKNITCTCQNDTCHVTHIVFKLQSLPGVLPSELVNLPYLKEIDFAYNYLNGTIPPEWASMQLEFISVFGNRLSGNIPTYLGNITSLTYLDLEANQFSGQVPPEIGKLVNLRTLRLSSNGLTGNLPVQLEALKNLTDFRINDNNFNGSIPAFIWNWKKLERLEMQASGLEGPIPSSISALENLVTLIISDINGATQPFPYLWNMTAINRIILKKCNIVGQIPQETWQMSKLRVLDLSFNLLSGQLVEVTLPKDLKFLYLTGNNLSGNIPASILSTGLPVDLSYNNFTWPGPDQPACLRKLDNINLFRSSSTEYVKRGVIPCRSDFKCQKYWHSMYINCGGTNDVKMNGTMYVGDATSGLGGAATLYGNNDNWGFSSTGDFRDDNDELNAASRYLVQSTSMSNQLYATARLSPLSITYFRYCLENGSYSVRLHFAEIEIINSTRYGRLGRRIFNIYIQDQLVEENFNIEAEAGGILTPLTKHYNANVTNGELEIRFYWAGKGTQAIPSRGVHGPLISAISVDPNFKPQHKENKTKTVPIIIGVVGSFLVFLASGIFIWMYCFKAKSHREQDLRGLDLQTVSFTLKQIKAATNNFDSGNKIGEGGFGPVYKGQLADGTIIAVKQLSSKSSQGNREFLNEMGMFSCLQHPNLVKLYGCCIEGNQLLLVYEYLENNSLSRALFGPEYSRINLDWPTRQKICVGIAKGIAFLHEESRLKIVHRDIKGTNVLLDRDLNPKISDFGLAKLSDEDKTHISTRIAGTI; from the exons ATGCTCTTCGCTAAACCCATCGCCTTTCTGCTATCAGctgttctttctttcattttgttaAACACAAACAAGCTTGATGCCGCTACGCTGCCTCAGGATGAGG TGAATGTTCTGAATCAAATTGCCAAAACGATGGGAGGTAACAACTGGAATTTCGATGCCGGCAGTTGTGTCTCGGAGAAAGTGAACACGGACACGGGTGCGGGGAAAAACATTACCTGCACTTGCCAAAACGACACCTGCCACGTTACACATAT AGTATTCAAACTTCAGAGTCTTCCAGGAGTACTTCCATCTGAACTTGTAAACCTTCCTTACCTCAAAGAGAT TGATTTTGCATACAACTATCTCAATGGGACAATCCCACCTGAATGGGCTTCAATGCAACTTGAGTTCAT CTCTGTCTTCGGAAATCGACTATCGGGGAACATTCCGACTTATTTGGGGAACATTACCAGTCTTACATACTT AGACCTTGAAGCAAATCAATTTTCAGGACAAGTCCCTCCAGAAATTGGAAAGTTAGTTAACTTGAGAACTCT GAGATTGTCTTCCAATGGACTAACCGGAAATTTGCCGGTTCAACTTGAAGCACTGAAAAACTTAACCGACTT TAGGATAAATGACAACAACTTTAATGGGAGCATACCGGCTTTCATTTGGAACTGGAAGAAACTCGAAAGATT AGAAATGCAGGCTAGTGGACTTGAAGGTCCCATTCCTTCATCCATCTCAGCTTTGGAAAACTTAGTAACTTT GATAATCAGTGATATAAACGGAGCGACTCAGCCTTTTCCTTATCTTTGGAACATGACAGCAATCAATCGGAT AATATTGAAGAAATGCAACATTGTTGGGCAAATCCCACAAGAGACCTGGCAAATGAGTAAATTACGTGTTTT GGACCTCAGTTTTAACCTGTTGAGTGGGCAACTTGTCGAAGTCACTCTCCCTAAAGATTTAAAATTCCT CTATCTTACAGGCAATAATCTCAGTGGAAATATACCTGCATCAATCTTGTCGACAGGACTTCCAGT GGACCTTTCCTACAATAACTTCACATGGCCAGGCCCCGATCAGCCTGCTTGTTTACGAAAATT GGATAACATAAATTTGTTCCGCAGTTCTTCGACAGAATACGT TAAAAGGGGAGTTATTCCATGCAGGAGCGATTTCAAATGTCAGAAAT ATTGGCATtctatgtatatcaattgtggTGGAACTAATGATGTGAAAATGAATGGGACTATGTATGTGGGAGATGCAACATCTGGTTTAGGTGGTGCTGCAACATTATATGGGAACAACGATAACTGGGGTTTTAGTAGCACTGGAGACTTCAGGGATGACAATGATGAACTGAATGCTGCATCGCGTTATCTGGTGCAGTCTACAAGCATGTCTAACCAGTTGTATGCTACTGCGCGTCTATCTCCACTTTCAATTACTTATTTCCGATATTGTTTAGAGAATGGGAGCTATTCAGTGAGACTACACTTTGCCGAGATCGAAATCATTAATAGCACAAGATATGGAAGACTTGGCAGGCGCATTTTCAACATTTATATCCAG GACCAGCTGGTGGAAGAAAACTTCAATATAGAAGCTGAAGCTGGTGGTATTCTTACTCCACTAACGAAACACTATAATGCCAATGTAACAAATGGTGAACTAGAGATCCGCTTCTACTGGGCCGGAAAAGGTACTCAAGCAATTCCTAGTCGAGGAGTCCATGGCCCCCTCATATCAGCCATCTCAGTCGATCCCA ATTTCAAACCCCAGCATAAGGAGAACAAAACAAAGACTGTGCCAATCATCATTGGTGTAGTGGGATCCTTTCTCGTGTTTTTGGCATCCGGTATTTTTATCTGGATGTACTGTTTTAAAGCCAAGAGCCATAGAGAACAAG ATCTCAGGGGACTAGATTTGCAAACAGTTTCGTTCACCTTAAAGCAGATAAAGGCGGCTACTAACAATTTTGATTCTGGAAACAAGATTGGTGAAGGTGGATTTGGACCTGTTTACAAG GGTCAGCTAGCTGATGGAACTATAATCGCTGTCAAGCAGCTTTCTTCAAAGTCGAGTCAGGGAAATCGTGAATTCTTGAATGAGATGGGGATGTTTTCATGTTTGCAGCACCCCAATCTTGTGAAGCTTTATGGATGCTGTATCGAAGGGAATCAACTGTTGCTAGTGTATGAGTACTTGGAAAATAATAGCCTTTCTCGGGCTTTGTTTG